From the genome of Pseudomonas sp. AB6, one region includes:
- a CDS encoding cryptochrome/photolyase family protein → MRSQGRNLGLVLGDQLSFDLSLFDVLDADHDTILMAEVIAEANYVPHHPQKIVLIFSAMRHFAQALRERGWNVIYVQINDVGNCGTLAGELRRWAEELTADQVHMTECGEWRLEQELRGCSLPIIWHADRRFLCSREDFAQWSGARAHLRMEVFYRRMRKRTQLLLEPDGSPVGGVWNLDTENRKKLPKGLRGPFHARFAADDITREVMETVRDRFKDHYGSLDRFDYPVTHAEAQELWRHFLDFSLAAFGNYQDAMAEGEPFLFHARISAALNIGLLDVRQLCAEVESEYRQGRVPLNAAEGFIRQLIGWREYVRGIYWLRMPEYAGLNTFGNSRVLPEFYWTGSTNMRCMSQVIGQTMEFGYAHHIQRLMITGNFALLAGILPKAICDWYLAVYLDAFDWVELPNTLGMVMHADGGYLGSKPYCASGRYIQRMSDYCGGCVYRVDESVGPQACPFNSLYWHFLIRHKDLLESNPRLAMVYHNLQGMDQARREAIWLKGEELLTKLDLGESL, encoded by the coding sequence TTGAGATCGCAGGGTCGAAATCTGGGACTGGTGCTGGGTGATCAGCTGTCTTTCGATCTAAGTCTGTTCGACGTATTGGATGCAGATCACGACACCATACTGATGGCAGAGGTTATCGCCGAGGCCAACTACGTCCCCCACCATCCTCAGAAGATCGTTCTTATCTTCAGCGCCATGCGTCATTTTGCGCAGGCCTTGCGCGAGCGGGGGTGGAACGTCATTTATGTCCAAATCAATGATGTCGGCAATTGCGGCACTTTGGCTGGAGAATTACGTCGTTGGGCTGAAGAGTTGACCGCAGATCAGGTTCACATGACTGAATGCGGGGAATGGCGTTTGGAACAGGAATTACGAGGGTGTAGTCTGCCAATCATCTGGCATGCCGACCGGCGCTTTCTCTGCTCCCGAGAAGATTTTGCACAGTGGTCAGGGGCACGTGCTCATTTGCGAATGGAAGTGTTCTACCGTCGGATGCGCAAGCGTACTCAACTGCTTCTCGAACCAGATGGCAGCCCAGTGGGTGGTGTCTGGAACCTTGACACGGAAAATCGAAAAAAACTGCCGAAGGGTTTGCGCGGTCCTTTCCATGCGCGTTTCGCGGCAGATGACATTACCCGCGAAGTAATGGAAACGGTTCGCGACCGCTTCAAGGATCATTACGGCAGCCTGGATCGTTTCGATTACCCGGTGACCCACGCAGAAGCCCAAGAGCTGTGGCGGCATTTCCTCGATTTTTCTTTAGCGGCTTTTGGCAACTACCAGGATGCAATGGCTGAGGGAGAGCCTTTTCTGTTCCATGCGCGAATCAGCGCAGCCCTCAACATTGGCTTGCTCGATGTACGCCAACTCTGCGCCGAAGTGGAGAGCGAATATCGCCAAGGTCGGGTGCCGCTTAATGCTGCTGAAGGGTTTATCAGACAACTGATCGGCTGGCGAGAATATGTTCGCGGCATCTATTGGCTACGCATGCCGGAATATGCTGGTCTAAACACTTTCGGCAACAGCCGGGTGCTACCCGAGTTTTATTGGACCGGCTCCACCAATATGCGCTGTATGTCTCAGGTGATCGGGCAAACCATGGAGTTTGGCTACGCACATCACATACAGCGGCTGATGATCACTGGTAATTTCGCACTGCTTGCCGGCATCTTGCCCAAGGCAATATGTGACTGGTATTTGGCTGTTTACTTGGACGCATTCGATTGGGTTGAGCTACCCAACACCCTAGGCATGGTGATGCACGCGGACGGAGGCTATCTTGGCTCCAAGCCTTATTGTGCCAGCGGTCGCTATATTCAACGGATGTCTGACTATTGCGGTGGATGCGTATACCGGGTGGACGAATCAGTCGGCCCCCAGGCTTGCCCATTCAATTCGCTGTACTGGCACTTTCTGATACGCCATAAAGACCTGTTGGAGAGTAACCCCCGATTGGCTATGGTGTATCACAATTTGCAGGGCATGGATCAAGCTCGACGAGAGGCGATCTGGTTGAAAGGCGAAGAGCTGCTTACAAAATTAGACCTTGGCGAATCTCTGTGA
- the tssI gene encoding type VI secretion system tip protein VgrG, whose product MPRTTDRNTHLSLTATSLSVLHATSLSGEEALNALSHHLLHGQCDASLTLTTAIATHVTTALHNDAQRRPIDTLVAEIRQLPADRYQVLLRPWLWWLTLASNNRVFQNLVTSDIVTKIFIAHGFSDYKLSLTGTYTPREYCVQYGESDFSFVSRLLEEEGIFWFFTHEDGKHTLVLADSNDAFPAIPNGPAVKYLGQKIGERELHGIRSGQVVLQAVSGVYSATDYAFATPATSLYSQAAAMAGPLSMYEHPGGYIVKATGDALTKLRVDGLRSQEKRFVGESDCRWLVPGHYFTLAGHDDTTLNIDWVVTSISYEVSHDHYRNRFEAIPKATTYRPGRVTPKPRMHTQTAVVVGKAGEEIWTDQYGRIKIQFPWDRDGKNDETSSCWVRVVLPWSGKGFGMQFVPRIGQEVIVTFIDGDPDRPLVTGCVYNGDNALPYALPANQTQSGIKTQSSKGGGGFNELRFEDKKDAEELFIQAQKDFKTNVLNDTTVTVGHDETLTVQNARTRTVKEGDETVTLEKGKRSVTIQTGSDTLDVKDTRTLTVGGDQTHSTGGNYTDKVTGNYSLTVDGNLTIKVSGTLTLQSGGSFSIKSGADLASVASTSISQKAGTSLSNQAGTSLENKAGTSMTNDAGISLTNKGGASQTVDGGGVLTIKGGMVMVN is encoded by the coding sequence ATGCCCCGCACCACTGATCGCAACACGCACCTCTCTCTCACAGCGACCTCGCTTTCGGTGCTTCACGCCACGTCACTGTCGGGGGAAGAAGCGCTCAACGCGCTGAGCCATCACCTTCTGCACGGCCAGTGTGACGCCTCGTTGACGCTGACAACTGCCATCGCCACCCACGTCACCACGGCCCTACACAACGACGCCCAACGCCGCCCTATCGACACCCTGGTCGCCGAAATTCGCCAACTGCCCGCCGACCGCTATCAAGTTCTGCTCCGTCCTTGGCTGTGGTGGTTAACGCTCGCCAGCAACAACCGGGTTTTCCAAAACCTCGTCACCTCAGACATCGTCACGAAAATTTTCATCGCGCACGGTTTTAGTGATTACAAGCTGTCACTCACTGGCACTTACACGCCCCGCGAATATTGCGTGCAGTACGGCGAAAGCGATTTTTCCTTCGTCTCGCGGTTGCTGGAAGAAGAAGGGATTTTCTGGTTTTTTACCCACGAGGACGGTAAACACACGCTGGTGCTGGCAGACAGCAACGACGCATTTCCGGCGATCCCCAACGGCCCGGCAGTGAAGTACCTCGGCCAAAAAATCGGTGAGCGGGAGTTGCACGGGATTCGTTCCGGGCAGGTGGTGTTACAGGCCGTTTCCGGAGTGTACTCGGCGACGGATTATGCGTTTGCCACGCCGGCCACTTCGCTCTACAGCCAGGCCGCCGCCATGGCTGGGCCGTTGTCGATGTATGAGCATCCGGGCGGTTACATCGTCAAGGCGACAGGTGATGCGTTGACCAAGCTACGGGTCGATGGCTTGCGCAGTCAGGAGAAACGTTTCGTAGGTGAAAGCGATTGCCGCTGGTTGGTGCCGGGCCACTATTTTACTCTGGCGGGACATGACGATACGACGCTGAACATCGACTGGGTGGTTACTTCGATTTCCTATGAAGTCAGCCATGACCACTATCGTAATCGCTTCGAAGCTATTCCCAAGGCCACGACATATCGACCGGGACGTGTGACGCCGAAACCGCGCATGCACACCCAAACCGCGGTTGTGGTCGGCAAGGCCGGCGAAGAAATATGGACCGACCAGTACGGTCGGATCAAGATCCAATTCCCTTGGGATCGGGACGGCAAGAACGACGAAACCAGCTCCTGCTGGGTCCGCGTGGTACTGCCGTGGAGCGGTAAAGGTTTCGGCATGCAGTTCGTGCCGCGTATTGGCCAGGAAGTAATCGTGACCTTTATCGACGGCGATCCAGATCGACCGCTGGTGACCGGCTGCGTGTACAACGGCGACAACGCCCTGCCCTATGCCCTGCCCGCGAATCAGACCCAATCCGGGATCAAAACTCAATCGTCCAAGGGCGGTGGTGGTTTCAACGAGTTGCGATTTGAGGACAAAAAAGACGCCGAGGAATTGTTCATCCAAGCGCAGAAGGACTTCAAAACCAACGTACTCAACGACACCACGGTCACCGTCGGCCACGATGAAACACTGACGGTACAGAACGCCCGCACCCGCACGGTGAAAGAAGGTGATGAAACCGTCACCCTGGAAAAGGGCAAGCGCAGCGTCACGATTCAGACCGGCAGCGACACGCTGGATGTGAAAGACACCCGTACTCTCACGGTCGGAGGCGACCAGACCCACAGCACTGGCGGCAATTACACGGACAAAGTCACGGGCAATTACAGCCTGACGGTGGACGGGAACCTGACCATCAAAGTCAGCGGCACCCTCACCCTGCAGAGCGGCGGCAGTTTTAGCATCAAAAGTGGTGCCGATCTGGCCTCCGTGGCCAGCACGTCTATCAGCCAGAAAGCCGGGACTTCATTGAGCAATCAGGCCGGTACTTCACTGGAAAACAAGGCAGGCACTAGCATGACCAACGATGCCGGAATCAGCCTAACCAACAAAGGCGGCGCCTCGCAGACGGTGGACGGCGGGGGCGTGCTGACCATCAAAGGCGGAATGGTGATGGTCAATTGA
- a CDS encoding aldo/keto reductase, whose amino-acid sequence MHKRTLGNSRLEVSAIGLGCMGLSFAYGPAMEKSAAISLIRSAFDAGVTLFDTAEVYGPYVNEALLGEALAPFREEVVIATKFGFKNADVAQGLDSRPETIRAVVEASLKRLKTDRIDLLYQHRVDTNVPIEDVAGAVKQLIEQGKVKHFGLSEAGVQSIRRAHAVQPVAALQSEYSMWWREPEKDIFPVLEELGIGFVPFSPLGRGFLTGAIDATTTFAKDDFRNTVPRFNEENRRANAQLVEALGHIADGKGATRAQIALAWLLSQKPWIVPIPGTTKLQRLEENMGAATIELSPTDLATIESALALIKVAGDRYPAHLQQRVDR is encoded by the coding sequence ATGCACAAGCGCACATTAGGTAACAGCCGCCTTGAAGTCTCAGCCATAGGCTTGGGATGTATGGGCTTGAGTTTCGCCTATGGTCCAGCGATGGAGAAGTCAGCTGCTATATCGCTGATTCGGAGTGCCTTTGACGCAGGTGTCACGCTTTTTGACACCGCTGAGGTTTATGGACCGTACGTAAACGAAGCCTTGCTGGGCGAGGCGTTAGCCCCATTTCGCGAAGAAGTCGTAATCGCTACAAAATTCGGCTTCAAAAATGCAGATGTCGCCCAAGGTCTAGACAGCCGTCCTGAAACCATTCGAGCAGTGGTCGAAGCCTCCCTCAAGCGTCTGAAAACGGACCGTATCGATCTTTTATATCAGCATCGCGTCGATACAAATGTTCCCATCGAAGATGTCGCGGGCGCGGTTAAACAGTTGATTGAGCAAGGCAAAGTTAAACACTTCGGCCTGTCGGAAGCCGGCGTACAATCAATCCGGCGAGCCCATGCAGTGCAACCGGTCGCCGCGCTGCAAAGCGAGTATTCGATGTGGTGGCGAGAGCCGGAAAAAGATATTTTTCCCGTGTTGGAGGAGCTAGGCATTGGCTTCGTGCCGTTCAGCCCTTTGGGCAGAGGGTTCTTGACCGGAGCCATCGACGCCACCACCACATTCGCAAAAGACGACTTCCGTAATACGGTTCCGCGCTTTAACGAGGAAAACCGCAGGGCCAATGCGCAATTGGTCGAGGCGCTAGGCCATATAGCCGACGGAAAAGGCGCAACGCGCGCTCAAATCGCACTTGCTTGGCTGCTGAGTCAAAAACCTTGGATAGTGCCTATTCCGGGCACCACTAAACTACAACGTCTTGAGGAAAATATGGGGGCTGCGACCATCGAGTTAAGCCCGACTGACTTGGCCACCATCGAATCGGCACTGGCGCTTATTAAGGTGGCGGGAGATCGCTACCCTGCCCACTTGCAACAGCGCGTCGACCGCTGA
- a CDS encoding DUF6482 family protein, which translates to MNLKKLTELAANGEIRELELLSLEGGFYIASVRLDSGHLTLLNDLAKPMHLRSITHLRDLLQQVPPFPCVLVQQCVHDEMCGRREGPIESMRIPFSLATPR; encoded by the coding sequence TTGAATCTGAAAAAGTTGACTGAACTGGCCGCGAACGGCGAAATACGTGAGCTGGAACTGCTCTCGCTGGAGGGAGGTTTCTATATAGCGAGCGTCCGACTGGATAGCGGCCATCTTACCTTGCTGAACGATTTGGCAAAGCCTATGCACCTTCGCTCCATCACTCATCTGCGCGATCTGCTGCAACAGGTTCCGCCATTTCCGTGCGTGCTTGTGCAGCAGTGTGTTCACGATGAAATGTGCGGCCGACGTGAAGGCCCCATCGAGTCGATGAGAATTCCCTTTTCGCTGGCGACGCCTCGTTGA
- a CDS encoding SDR family NAD(P)-dependent oxidoreductase, whose amino-acid sequence MTEFLRMNSLGDDYRVLVIGASGALGSAFCELLNQDPRCSGVRELGRKSSPRLDLEEPESIAKAAAELAKEAPYQLILHAAGLLHRGEIKPEKSYGAIEDDAFKAVFQVNTFGPALVLRHFLPLLDPHGAMALLSAKVGSISDNRLGGWYAYRASKAALNMLIKTAAIELARTRPQSRLLSLHPGTVISDLSQPFRGAAAARPASLAAQELLSLIDRLEPADSGNFFAYDGERLPW is encoded by the coding sequence ATGACAGAATTCTTGCGGATGAATTCCCTTGGCGATGACTATCGAGTCTTGGTGATAGGCGCCAGCGGAGCACTTGGTTCGGCCTTTTGTGAATTGCTCAATCAGGATCCACGTTGCTCAGGGGTTCGAGAGTTGGGACGCAAAAGTTCTCCGCGGTTGGACCTGGAGGAACCTGAGAGTATCGCCAAGGCTGCAGCTGAATTGGCCAAAGAGGCGCCGTATCAGTTGATCTTGCATGCCGCAGGTTTGCTCCATCGTGGGGAAATCAAACCTGAGAAAAGTTATGGCGCTATTGAAGACGATGCGTTCAAGGCCGTATTTCAAGTGAATACGTTTGGCCCCGCTCTGGTGTTACGCCACTTCTTGCCATTGCTTGACCCTCATGGAGCAATGGCGCTGCTGTCTGCAAAGGTCGGGAGCATCAGCGATAACCGCTTGGGCGGTTGGTACGCCTATCGCGCGTCAAAGGCGGCGTTGAATATGCTGATTAAAACGGCCGCAATCGAACTGGCACGAACCCGCCCCCAGTCGCGCTTGCTCAGTCTCCATCCTGGTACGGTTATTTCGGACCTGTCCCAACCCTTTCGTGGCGCCGCAGCGGCAAGACCGGCAAGTCTCGCTGCGCAAGAGCTTCTATCGCTGATTGACCGCTTGGAGCCTGCCGACAGCGGTAATTTCTTTGCTTACGACGGAGAGCGCCTACCGTGGTAG
- a CDS encoding toxin-antitoxin system YwqK family antitoxin, translating to MAKTQVVDVVSGDAHLTGQLCEGQLQGLLRIDEHNRPLANLSYSEGQLQGMSQTYHPNGRVSAQLPYVADKLHGVATYYSAEGQLQRKAGYRKGLLHGEASIHYPDGQMAEREQYRDGVKDGLYERFHNNGAIALKARYFNGLLLDLGQQFAQDGRPLDSKGKPISRLRWWWMNTASPAEG from the coding sequence GTGGCGAAAACCCAGGTTGTTGACGTGGTCAGCGGCGATGCGCACTTGACGGGTCAATTATGCGAGGGGCAGTTGCAAGGTCTGTTGCGTATCGACGAACACAACCGCCCGCTGGCAAACCTCAGTTACAGCGAGGGGCAGTTACAGGGCATGAGCCAGACCTATCACCCCAACGGCCGAGTGTCTGCGCAGTTACCTTATGTGGCAGACAAGCTACACGGCGTGGCCACCTATTATTCAGCCGAGGGGCAATTGCAGCGTAAGGCAGGTTATCGCAAGGGGTTGCTGCATGGCGAGGCCAGTATTCATTACCCGGACGGGCAAATGGCTGAGCGCGAACAATATCGGGACGGGGTAAAGGATGGCTTGTATGAACGTTTCCATAACAACGGCGCGATCGCGTTAAAAGCGCGTTACTTTAACGGCCTGCTGCTCGACTTAGGGCAACAATTCGCGCAAGACGGTCGACCGCTTGATAGCAAAGGCAAGCCCATCTCACGGCTGCGCTGGTGGTGGATGAACACGGCCTCGCCCGCAGAAGGTTAA
- a CDS encoding DUF393 domain-containing protein: MYNAEQWPLTLYFDGECPLCAREIKLLRRRAIEARLLLIDISSEDFNASALGFTFEQMQSSLHASFADGRWVTGLDATLWSWRAAGLGIWATPLTWLALRPLFELGYSLFCRLRPHLAWLPHPDGGRRCLDARCTIPELNSAPSAPSDVKRKQT, translated from the coding sequence ATGTATAACGCCGAGCAATGGCCACTGACACTCTACTTTGATGGTGAATGCCCGCTCTGCGCTCGAGAAATAAAGCTCCTGCGCCGACGTGCCATAGAGGCTCGACTGCTGTTGATTGACATCAGCAGCGAGGACTTCAATGCCAGCGCGCTGGGGTTCACTTTCGAGCAAATGCAGTCCTCACTTCATGCCAGCTTTGCCGATGGCAGATGGGTTACGGGTCTGGACGCTACCCTATGGAGCTGGCGAGCAGCCGGGTTGGGCATCTGGGCCACCCCACTGACATGGCTTGCGTTGCGACCGTTGTTTGAACTCGGCTACAGCCTGTTCTGCCGCCTACGCCCTCATTTGGCATGGCTGCCTCACCCTGATGGCGGCCGTCGCTGTCTCGACGCCCGGTGCACGATACCGGAGCTAAATTCCGCGCCAAGCGCCCCATCTGATGTAAAACGAAAACAGACCTAG
- a CDS encoding DUF4280 domain-containing protein, which produces MSCPQVCSGAILQCSFGAAPAALNVLPINRVITSSMPAANIMDHIPMLNIPTFGMCMSAANPMVIAATAAALGVLTPMPCIPVTAAPWVPGAPTVMLGKMPALDANSMLMCTWAGVIKVVMPGQVQMLIP; this is translated from the coding sequence ATGTCATGCCCCCAAGTCTGTTCAGGCGCCATCTTGCAATGCAGCTTCGGCGCCGCCCCGGCAGCGCTTAACGTGCTGCCGATCAACCGCGTTATAACCAGTAGCATGCCGGCGGCGAACATCATGGATCACATTCCCATGCTTAATATCCCGACCTTTGGCATGTGCATGAGCGCCGCCAATCCGATGGTTATTGCTGCAACCGCTGCGGCGTTGGGTGTTCTCACACCGATGCCGTGCATCCCCGTGACAGCCGCACCCTGGGTTCCGGGTGCGCCCACAGTGATGCTGGGGAAAATGCCGGCACTGGATGCCAACAGCATGTTGATGTGCACCTGGGCCGGGGTGATCAAGGTGGTGATGCCTGGGCAGGTGCAGATGCTCATCCCTTGA
- a CDS encoding PLP-dependent aminotransferase family protein produces the protein MDLNIDRNAASGVAQQLVNNVVNWIGLHRIRPGARLPSIRQLAQENGVSLSSVINAYDQLVAIGVLESRHGSGFFVAQTRPQSIGTKLEEDNGAWELFDSESTELKLGCGWLPESWREGADLGLAIRQVVRSDPRSLFNYSSPLGSAHLRQHIQKRLSLIDLHVEPNQIITTQGASHGLDLLVRTLLKPGDLVLVESPGYYNLFNLLKFHGIKTLAVPRTQQGPDIASLEAILCQYFPSYFFINSMYQNPTGTSLAPSVAYRLLQLATQHNLRIIEDDIYADFQNGATSRLATLDALDRVIYLASFSKTLTSSLRVGYVVAQPDLINQLAEVKMITGLGCPLFAENVVATLLANGSYRKVVQRLRQRLNKQMASTLRQLHEVHWEVFCEPTGGMFVWVRPRHLNTRKVNQIAKELHVQLSLGSAFMPEGEAYGWLRLNVAYTQDIRAQTFFQRIEKESKAAAIRITS, from the coding sequence GTGGACTTGAACATTGATCGTAACGCTGCATCGGGTGTCGCTCAGCAGCTCGTGAATAATGTTGTTAATTGGATAGGCCTACATCGCATTCGCCCCGGCGCTCGATTGCCGTCAATCCGACAACTGGCGCAGGAAAATGGCGTAAGCCTTTCCAGCGTTATAAACGCCTATGATCAACTGGTGGCCATCGGCGTACTGGAGTCTCGTCACGGATCGGGCTTCTTCGTGGCGCAGACGCGGCCTCAGTCCATAGGGACTAAACTTGAGGAGGACAACGGGGCATGGGAGCTGTTCGACAGTGAGTCAACGGAGCTAAAACTGGGTTGTGGCTGGCTGCCCGAGTCGTGGCGAGAGGGCGCTGACCTAGGTTTGGCAATCCGTCAGGTGGTGCGCAGCGACCCCCGATCGTTATTCAACTACAGCTCCCCGCTGGGCTCTGCTCACTTACGGCAGCATATTCAGAAACGTCTAAGCCTGATCGATCTTCACGTTGAACCGAACCAGATTATTACCACTCAGGGTGCCAGCCATGGCCTCGATTTATTGGTGCGTACCTTGCTCAAGCCGGGTGACTTGGTGTTGGTGGAAAGTCCTGGCTATTACAATCTATTCAACCTGTTGAAGTTCCACGGGATCAAAACCCTGGCTGTACCTAGAACCCAGCAGGGGCCGGATATCGCCAGTCTTGAGGCAATCCTCTGCCAATATTTCCCTTCTTATTTTTTCATCAATAGCATGTACCAAAACCCCACCGGCACCAGCCTCGCCCCGAGTGTTGCTTACCGATTATTGCAATTGGCAACGCAACATAATTTACGAATCATCGAAGACGATATCTACGCTGACTTTCAGAACGGCGCGACATCTCGTCTAGCAACCCTGGATGCCTTGGATCGTGTAATTTACCTCGCCAGTTTTTCCAAAACGCTGACCAGTTCATTACGAGTAGGCTATGTCGTTGCCCAGCCAGACCTCATCAATCAGTTAGCCGAGGTCAAGATGATTACCGGTTTAGGTTGTCCACTATTCGCTGAAAACGTGGTTGCCACATTGCTGGCCAATGGGTCTTATCGCAAAGTGGTTCAGCGCTTGCGCCAACGTCTAAACAAGCAAATGGCGAGTACACTTCGGCAACTTCACGAGGTTCATTGGGAGGTATTTTGCGAGCCCACTGGAGGTATGTTCGTATGGGTGCGCCCCCGGCATTTAAACACCCGCAAGGTCAATCAAATTGCCAAGGAGCTGCATGTTCAACTGTCGCTGGGGTCAGCGTTTATGCCAGAGGGTGAGGCGTACGGCTGGCTACGTCTGAATGTGGCCTACACCCAGGACATTCGCGCGCAGACATTCTTTCAGCGGATAGAGAAAGAATCGAAAGCGGCGGCAATACGAATCACGTCGTAA
- a CDS encoding OprD family outer membrane porin, which translates to MHSKSLSATLVLTSLIVGLGLTATARADFVQDSKLSLGMRNFFFNSDNHSGGADQKEWAQGFKLDYISGFTEGTVGFGLDVEGMLGLHLDGGKGMHPAINTFTPSKSDGSAQSTWASAGATAKARVSKTEIRYGNTLTPALPILMANDGRLQLQTFEGGMITSKEIDNLTLTGGQIEGVKGRASTNTTGLSVSGATHGSNKFRFAGGDWKVSSDLTLQYYFANMENFYSQNFLGLVHVLPITDDSSFKTDLRYFKSTSDGLNGDAGYKFNNNGGYAKNNGKVDNNTWSTMFTYSLGNQSLMLGRTQVSDNGGFVWNNDATETNKYGNNEGEGGYSFYLFNDATVGSFVRAGEHTNFGQYSYNFASLGISGLKASISYLRGENIKAVDGQGTDQHESEIDTRVDYVVQNGPLKGFGTTLRHGTYHAGTTGAANLDQTRLFFNYTYNFF; encoded by the coding sequence ATGCACAGCAAATCACTGTCAGCCACGTTGGTGCTGACAAGCTTAATCGTGGGTCTTGGATTAACCGCAACCGCACGTGCAGATTTTGTCCAAGACAGTAAATTATCGCTGGGTATGCGTAACTTTTTTTTCAACTCTGATAACCACTCCGGTGGTGCAGATCAAAAAGAATGGGCGCAGGGGTTCAAGCTCGACTATATCTCAGGGTTTACTGAAGGCACTGTCGGTTTTGGCTTGGACGTTGAAGGTATGCTCGGTCTGCACCTTGATGGCGGCAAAGGCATGCACCCGGCGATAAATACCTTTACTCCGAGTAAAAGTGACGGTTCGGCGCAATCCACCTGGGCCAGTGCTGGTGCTACGGCCAAGGCGCGCGTCTCCAAGACTGAAATTCGCTATGGCAACACGCTGACCCCGGCCCTGCCGATCCTGATGGCCAACGATGGGCGCCTGCAGTTGCAGACCTTCGAGGGGGGCATGATCACCTCCAAGGAAATCGATAACCTGACGCTGACCGGTGGCCAGATCGAAGGCGTCAAAGGCCGCGCCTCGACCAACACCACCGGTTTATCAGTGTCCGGCGCAACCCACGGCAGTAATAAATTCCGTTTTGCCGGAGGCGACTGGAAGGTCAGCAGTGACCTGACCCTGCAGTATTACTTCGCCAATATGGAGAACTTCTACTCGCAGAACTTCTTGGGACTGGTGCATGTGCTACCCATCACCGACGACTCTTCGTTCAAGACTGATCTGCGCTACTTCAAAAGCACCTCGGACGGACTCAACGGTGACGCAGGCTACAAGTTCAATAACAACGGTGGCTACGCGAAGAACAATGGCAAGGTGGACAACAACACCTGGAGCACGATGTTCACCTACTCCTTGGGCAACCAATCGCTGATGCTGGGTCGAACTCAGGTCTCTGACAACGGCGGTTTCGTCTGGAACAACGACGCCACCGAGACTAACAAGTACGGTAATAACGAAGGTGAAGGCGGCTATAGTTTTTATCTGTTCAACGACGCTACCGTCGGTAGTTTCGTCCGAGCGGGTGAGCACACCAACTTCGGCCAGTACAGCTATAACTTTGCCAGTCTTGGCATCTCCGGCCTGAAGGCGTCAATCAGCTATCTGCGAGGCGAAAATATCAAAGCAGTCGACGGCCAGGGGACCGATCAACACGAGTCGGAAATCGACACGCGCGTCGACTATGTTGTGCAAAACGGCCCTTTGAAAGGCTTTGGCACTACCCTGCGCCACGGTACTTACCATGCAGGAACCACTGGGGCTGCTAACCTGGATCAGACCCGATTGTTCTTCAACTACACGTACAATTTCTTCTGA